A window of Nocardia arthritidis genomic DNA:
GTACCTCCGCATTCGCTCCGGCCATGCGCAGGTCTGTGGACGACTTCGTCGACAGCGCCCATTAGGCTGTGTTGGTGGGCACTTCGCTGAAACAACAGGTCGGCGCGGCCAACGAGTTGACCGCGCGCTGGTGCGCGGCCGCGGGCGAGGCGGACTTCGTCCTCTCCGGCGCGGGCGTGTGGCCGCTGCTGGCGCTGCTCGCCGCGGCGGCGGACGGCCCGGCCCGCGCCGAATTGGCGGCCGCTGCCGGAATTCCGGCGGATACCGGACAGACCGCAGCGGTCCAACTGATCGAGATACTCGACGACGCCGTCGACATCGCGGGCGCGCTCGGCATCTGGGTGCGCAAAGACCTTCCACTGCACGACGATTGGGTCGCCGAGCAGCCGAAGGGCACGATCGACCTGCTCACCGACCAGGCGGCGCTGGACAGCTGGGCCGCACAGCACACCGGCGGGCTGATGGAGAAATTCCCGCTGCGGCTGGAGCCGGAAACGGTGTTGGTGCTGGCCACCGCACTGGTTGCGAAGACCAAGTGGCGCAAGCCTTTCGAGGAAATCCTGCTGGTGCCGGAACGCGGACCGTGGCAGGGAGTGCGGATAAGCGGTCTCTATCGCTGGACCGACGATATCGACGCCGCCGCGATACTCGACGGGCCGACCCCGGTCACCCGCGTAATCGTCACGGGCACCGCGGATTTGGACGTTCACCTGCTGGTCGGCGACGGTGACCCGGGAACCGTGCTGCGGACCGGTCTCGGCGCGCTCACCGGCGCGGTGCCGGTGAGCACCGAATTACCGCCCGGGACAACGGGTCCCGGGCTACAGGTGACCACCGTCGAATCGACCGACCGCCACGATCGACTCGGTATCCGGTTGCCGTCCTTCGATATTCGCTCCTTCCACAACCTGCTCGCACTGCCCGAAGTCTTCGGTCTGCGGGCGGCCACCGACACCACCCGCGGCCACTTCCCCCGGATCTCCCCCGCCCCGCTCGCGGTGAACCAGGCCGCACAGGATGTCTTGGCGCGCTTCACCAGGGAGGGCTTCGAATCGGCCGCGGTCACCGCGATGGGCATGGTCCTGGCGGGAATGGCCCGGCCGACGCACACGATCCGGGCGGCCTCGGTCGAATTCGACCGGCCGTTCGGCTTCCTCGCGGTGCATCGGCCGTCCGGGCTCGCCGTCACGGCGGGCTGGGTGGCCACCCCCACCCCGGCGCCGCCGCCCCGATCAGGCGGTGCGCCTGGCGAATTCGGGCGCGTGTTCCGGTAAGAAGCCGCGGGCCACCACGAACGGCGGCGCGGTGCGCAGCACCGGTATGCGGCGCAGTACGGCGATTGCGGGCGGCAGCGTCGTGCGACCGGTCAGGTTGATCCGGCCGTACAAGGCGGGTTCGATCACCCGGTCGTGCAATAGGCGCTGCATGGCCTGGGTCGCGACGGTCGGGTACATCCGGCGGCGCTGCACCCGGGCCAGGTCCTCGGTGCGCACCGAACCCGAACGCAGCGGTCCGGCCAGGATCCGCGCGGCGGCGACCGCGTCCTGCACCGCGAGGTTGATGCCGACGCCGCCGACCGGCGACATGGCGTGCGCCGCGTCACCGAGGCAGAGCAGGCCATCGGTGTACCAGCGCCGCAACCGGTCCAGCTTGACGTCGAGCAGCTTCACCTCGTCCCAGCCGCTCAGCGCGTCGACGCGATCGCCGAGCCAGGGCGCCACCCTCGCGATACCGCGCACGATATCGCCGACCGGATTCCGCCGCGCCGCCGCGTCGGTGCCCTTCGCGATGAGCAGCGCGACCTGCCAGTAATCCCCACGGTCCAGCATCACGCCCGCCCGATCGCCGGTGGCGAACGGTACCGCGCCCGCCGGATCGATCTCGGTGCGCGGCAGGCGGAACCACCAGACGTCCATCGGCGTCGTCCAGGTGACCGACGGCAGCCCCGCCGCGGCCCGCAGCACCGAACCGCGACCGTCACAGGCGACGGTCAAATCGGCTCGGATCTCACCGGTTTCGCCGCTCGATGTCCGGTAGGCGATGCCGACGACGCGGCCGTCGTCCCGGATCAGGTCCGTCGCCTCGGTATTCATCCGCAGGTGGAAACTCGGTTCCTGTTCGGCGTTGCGCGCCAACAGATCCAGCAGATCCCACTGCGGCACCATCGCGATATATTTGTGTTTTCCCGGCAGGTTCCGCAGTTCGAACGCGGTGCCGAGCGCTCCGTTGACCGGCAGCAGAATCGTCTCCACCCGCCGCTGCGGCAATTTCGCGAATTCGGCGCCGAGGCCGAGTTCGTCGAGCAGATCCAGGGTGGTGGGGTGCACGGTATCGCCGCGGAAATCCCGCAGGAAATCCTTGTGCTTCTCCAGCACGGTGACATCGACACCGCCCCTGGCCAGCAGCAGTCCGAGCACGATTCCGGCTGGTCCACCACCGGCGATCAGGCAGGTTGTCCGCTCCATTCGACTGTCCTCCCTCGACGCGCGCGCGGTGATCCGCGCCCGCTGTTCGGTATTCGTCGATGTGCACCCGCCATCGATGGTAATTGGGCCCCGGCCTCGTGACGAGTGAAATTATTTGTGCGACAACGGGAATCGGAAACCGGACAGCATCATATTTCCCGGCGCAGCACGAAGAAGTACGGCTCGCGCATG
This region includes:
- a CDS encoding serpin family protein — encoded protein: MGTSLKQQVGAANELTARWCAAAGEADFVLSGAGVWPLLALLAAAADGPARAELAAAAGIPADTGQTAAVQLIEILDDAVDIAGALGIWVRKDLPLHDDWVAEQPKGTIDLLTDQAALDSWAAQHTGGLMEKFPLRLEPETVLVLATALVAKTKWRKPFEEILLVPERGPWQGVRISGLYRWTDDIDAAAILDGPTPVTRVIVTGTADLDVHLLVGDGDPGTVLRTGLGALTGAVPVSTELPPGTTGPGLQVTTVESTDRHDRLGIRLPSFDIRSFHNLLALPEVFGLRAATDTTRGHFPRISPAPLAVNQAAQDVLARFTREGFESAAVTAMGMVLAGMARPTHTIRAASVEFDRPFGFLAVHRPSGLAVTAGWVATPTPAPPPRSGGAPGEFGRVFR
- a CDS encoding FAD-dependent oxidoreductase encodes the protein MERTTCLIAGGGPAGIVLGLLLARGGVDVTVLEKHKDFLRDFRGDTVHPTTLDLLDELGLGAEFAKLPQRRVETILLPVNGALGTAFELRNLPGKHKYIAMVPQWDLLDLLARNAEQEPSFHLRMNTEATDLIRDDGRVVGIAYRTSSGETGEIRADLTVACDGRGSVLRAAAGLPSVTWTTPMDVWWFRLPRTEIDPAGAVPFATGDRAGVMLDRGDYWQVALLIAKGTDAAARRNPVGDIVRGIARVAPWLGDRVDALSGWDEVKLLDVKLDRLRRWYTDGLLCLGDAAHAMSPVGGVGINLAVQDAVAAARILAGPLRSGSVRTEDLARVQRRRMYPTVATQAMQRLLHDRVIEPALYGRINLTGRTTLPPAIAVLRRIPVLRTAPPFVVARGFLPEHAPEFARRTA